A window of Bacillus toyonensis BCT-7112 genomic DNA:
GGAACTTGGTGTACTTCATTACTTTTTAGATTTAAAACCACTCTTTCAAAAGATTGCTAACTTACTTAAACAAGATGGAATGCTTATTCTTCGTGATTATCATCCTGTTTACACTAAATTATTAGGTGTAGATCATCCATCATTTCGGGCCAATGGAAATTATTTCGATAAAGAATTGATTGAAGATGATGTTGCTTATAGCATTCTTCTTACAGAATCGCAGAAAGAGGCTTTACCGAAAACAAACATACGCCGCTGGACATTAGGAGAAATTGTTACAACACTTGCGGAAGAACGTTTTAAAATTGAAAAGCTAGTTGAAGAACACGGATCTCATCAAAGGTGGGTTTTCCCTTCTACTTCACCTGAAGGAATTGAAGAACGTATACCAGGTCTATATACATTAATTGCGACAACATGCAAAAAAGGATCCCTTCACGGATAGGATCCTTTTTGCATGCTTACGCATATAAGTTGAGGTTGGAGATTACCATAATTCTGTAGAATAGG
This region includes:
- a CDS encoding class I SAM-dependent methyltransferase yields the protein MNQKQLSARNEKSWNAAAYEAWTNRHGAPVDYAKKIMEEPTREVAHYLPYIQSPKGKRIINLLGSKGNKAVALSLLGSDVTVVDISASNAKYANELAEAAGVSIQYIVSDVLDVNLSESFDVVLLELGVLHYFLDLKPLFQKIANLLKQDGMLILRDYHPVYTKLLGVDHPSFRANGNYFDKELIEDDVAYSILLTESQKEALPKTNIRRWTLGEIVTTLAEERFKIEKLVEEHGSHQRWVFPSTSPEGIEERIPGLYTLIATTCKKGSLHG